The following nucleotide sequence is from Roseofilum reptotaenium CS-1145.
GTCGGCGCTGAACATCTGAATGGAGATATTGCTGCCCTATTATCGGCTGTCTTTTCTGCTGCTAATTTAATGTTAATTGAAACTCTACGCCACAAGTTTCCCGCTACGGTAATCTTAATGTGGTGCTGTGGTGTTGGCGCAATTCTCTCCCTGCCGGTTGTCTTGCTGGCTGAAGACCAACTCTTTCCGATTACGGTCTCTGGATGGCTCTCTGTGATTGCCTTAGCGGTGGTTTGTCAAGTGGTGGGACAAGGATTACAAGCCTATAGTCTCAAGCGTCTGTCTTCGGGTTTAGTGGGAATTTTCCTGTTACTCGATCCGGTTTTTGCGGCGATGATTGCTTGGATTGTTTTTGCCGAAGGATTGACGTTGATTAATATGATGGCTTTTGCTACGGTTTTAGGGGGAATTTATCTAGCCAAATCGAGTCAATATAGCGATCGCATCCTTAGTGAAGAGTCGTCTACCTAGAACGGTTGGGTTAATCGGCATCCATCTGTAGGGGCGAAGGGTTTTTCGCCCCTACTCGATCAACGATAGTATCATGGTGAGTTAAGTTTCCGGTTATATCATTTCTGAATTTTTAATTGATATTAGGTCTACAGTCATGAGTTCCCATATCCTGGTCATTGAAGATGAAGAAAAACTCGCTCGTTTTGTGGAGTTAGAACTGCAATACGAAGGATACCAGGTCAGTGTTGCGGGGGATGGGTTGACAGGATTAACTCGTATTCGAGAGTTGAAACCCGATTTAGTGATTTTAGATTGGATGTTACCGGGGTTAAGTGGAATTGATTTATGTCGCCGTTTACGCCAAACTGGAGAGAATGTTCCAGTAATTTTGTTGACTGCAAAGGATGAAGTTGGCGATCGCGTTGCGGGATTGGATGCGGGTGCAGACGATTATCTGGTCAAACCTTTTAATATTGAGGAATTATTGGCCAGGATTCGGGTACAGATTCGCCGAGTGCAGAAATCGGAGCGCGAGTATTTAGCCTTTGAGGATCTGAGTTTAGATCGCAGGTCGCGGGAAGTCAAGCGCGGCGATCGGGCGATCGAGCTAACTGCCAAAGAATTTGATTTGTTAGAATATTTGCTGATGCATCCCCGCCAAGTTCTCACCCGCGACCAGATTTTAGAACAGGTTTGGGGCTATGATTTTATGGGCGACTCCAATATCATTGAAGTTTATATTCGTTATCTGCGCTTAAAGTTAGAAGCCAACGAAGAAAAACGATTAATTCAGACGGTGCGCGGTGTCGGCTATGTTTTGCGGGACTAGATTAGTTTATTCTCTAGTAGGTAAAACGTAATGCTCTAAGTTTACCGTTGTTTTAGTACGACCAAAGTAATATCATCAAAGACTTTTTGTTGCCCAATAAACTGGCGTACCTCTTCAATAATCAAGTCACGAATTTGCATCGCTGAATGTTGCCGATACTGTTGTGCTAATTGAGTTAATCGCTCTAACCCATACAGCTCATTCTCCATATTTTCCGCTTCTATAATGCCATCCGTGTATAAGAGAACAATATCATCTCGATTTAAGATAATCTCTTGTTGAGCAACAAATTCACCAATCTCCAATTCCAAACCAATAGGAAACCCTAAATCTAGGGTATCGATCAATTCCAGTTCTCCATCGGCTCGAACCACGATAATGTCTTCGTGTTGACCACTAACCTGAATCACGCCACATTCGTAATTTAGAATAGCTAAACTCATATTTTTGTCAGAGTTCATGCGTTGCAAGTTTTGATATAAGGTTTGATTAACTATTTCTAAAAAATGAATCGTATTGGTTTCCTGGATGTTTTCTAGAGTGCGAATAACCGTTTGCGCCATTAACATTAACACTCCACTTTCTAAACCATGACCGGTTACGTCTCCGATACTAATTTTGATGCGATTGCCTTGCTTTAATACATCATAATAATCCCCTCCAACTTCATCCGCAGGCTCCATAAATCCGGCAATATCCAAGTTTTCCACTACTTCTAATTCAGTTTTCTTAGGTAACACCATCTGTTGAATTTTTCTGGCAACATCCACTTCTGAACTCAAACGGAGATTTTCGGAAGTTAATTGTTCATTTAATGTTTTAATTTCTGCGTTAGCTAAAGCCAGTTCAGCAGTTCGCGTTTCTACTTTTTCCTCTAAATTACGGTATAAATACGCATTTTCTAGGGCGATCGCCGCTTGTCCTGAAAGAACCTGTAGTGTATTTACTCTATCATCAGTAAAAGCCCCTACCGTTAAGTTGTTCTCCAGATAAACCATACTAATTAATTTACCCTGATTGACTAAGGGAATACAGAGAATTGATTGAGGTTGATTGATTTTAATATAAGTATCTCGAGTAAAGTTACCAGAATGAGAAGCATCATTTAAAACTAAATTTTCCTGCGTTCTAGCAACATAGTTCACGATCGCATGACAAACCGTATTAGACTCTGCTACGGGTTGATTCTGAAGGGCTATAATCTCCTCAGAATCAACACTTCCTGATGCTTCAATCACTAAATCATCTTCATTAACAACGATCAAACATCCAGTTTGTGCCCCCGCATTTTGCAGGATAATATGCATTAACTCTACTAGCAATCTATCTAAGACAATTTGTCCAGAAATAACTCGATTAGCTTTAAAGATTGTATCAAAGTCTAAGACCTGTCCGTAAGTTTCGGTAGTATCTCTTGAGGTAATGTTGTGGGAAGGAGAGCTATTGTACAGCGTGGGGAAATCGTTCTCGAGGGCAGCGATTTTTGCCAAGGCTCCCCAGCGATCGTAACCATAGATCGCATCGAGCAAATACTGCTGGGCAATTTTTTCCCGTCCCAAGGTCCGATAAAACTCAGAGGCACGTTCGGCTGCAATGCCCGTCTCTGCCAAAAAGCCGTTGGACTGGGCAGTGGCGATCGCGCGATCGTAATAGTCCATTGCCTCTAGCGCTCGCCCTTGAATGCGTGCCTGTTCGGCTAAGATCAATTCGTGCTTGCTTTGATAATTGTGAGGGGCGTGACTCGCCCAGTTAGCGATTTGAGCCGTATTGGTTTGAATGGACTCCCAAGTCGTTGTCTGTTCTTCTGGCGGTAAACCTGAATAAATGGCTAACTGCACCAAAGTTTCATAAAAAACATAGCCTCCAGCGAGCATAGAAGCATAGGCTGATGTTTGGTATTGGGATGCGATCGCCATCTTGGCCTTAGCAGTTTGCCAATCTTTCATCAGGTAAGCCAGCATCACCTCAGCAAAATAGACAAAAAACAGCAACATGCGATTTTGCGAGGCTTCGAGGTATCCTACCTCCTCACGGCTGAGATATTCCCCCTCAAGGATCTGCACATCTGGTACTTTGCCTCGCAAGTTTTGGGTCAACTGCCGCCAAGTTTTGGCAGGATACCAGCCATGCTCCTGTTTCGTTTTTGCCAGCAGTTCCACATAAGTCTGTTGCGCCACCTCCACATCCGGGAGTCTCATCCCCGTGAGCATCATGTAGCCGCACGACCACATCGCACAATAGGCTGCATAAACCAAATCTCCAGTTTCGAGACCCATATTTACTTTCTGCTCTAGGGACTTAATCGTCCGGTGATGTGCTTCTTTCCAATGTCCCACGAAGGAGCTAAAGAGCATATGAACTTTGCACTTGAGAGTAGCAGAAGGATATTGCTCCAGGATACGCATAGAAATTTGTCCGGATTGATAGCCCAAGGCAATGTCATTGAGGGGCCCGCAAAGGATCAGACCATACATCCCATAGGCATATGCTGCCAGCGAGGAGTGACCAAATTCCAAACAGAGGTTCACCATCTCGAAGACAGTAAAGAGCAACAGATCCGGGCGGGCTTGGTAAATGGGGCCAGAAATAATACTTAGAATTTGAAGTACGGCTAATTGCTGGCGTTCGCACATTTCAGGATAATCCGCCAATTCATCCAACTGGGGCAGGGGTCTCGCTAATTGCAACTTTGCCAGATTGGTCTCCAGAGGGTAGCCCAATAATTCCAACACTGGCAGTGCAGTCTCGATCGCCTCCAGCATCTGGTTTTGGGCAATGAAAAACTGGATTTTAACCTCGTAAATTTTGACTTGATCAAGCAGAGTTCGGGAGCGATCGAGAACGATCTCCGAAAGGGCTTGTGCAGTTTCAAACTGTATTAGCAGATATTCTACTTCAACCGCTTCGGTATAGAGTTGCAAGGTCAAGTCGTACTCACTTTGCCACGCATCCTCTGGCAGCAAGTTCCGTCCTGTCGTGAGATATTCGATCGCCGAGTCATAGGCTGTGGCAGCTTTAGCCTTGCATCCGGTCTGCAAGTTGAGTTGCGCCAAATCGAGCCGCTCGCTGGGTTCGACAATCAGAGCAGCGCCGATATTAAGCGGGTTAACAATGTCAAAGACACGCTCGTCTAACTCTTCTGGCAAAATGCTTTGCCAAAGTAAGCGACCCACCTTGAGATGAACCTGTTGCTTTTCTGCCTCGGGAATCAGAGAATAGGCTGCCTGTTGAACGCGATCGTGCAAAAACTTGTAGTCAATTTGTAAAGTTTCGCAGTCCTCGACGACTTGCGGAATTTTATAGGTATCGCTCAAGGGAACGACTAATCCAGACTGAAGTGCTGCCCACAAATCGGCAGCAACGATCTGGGCGGGTTGTTCACTGACAATTGCCAGTATTTTCAAATCGAACCGATTGCCCACGCAGGCCGCCAACTGCAAAACCTTTTGTGTAGCTGTGGGTAATTTTTGGATTTCCTCCACCATCAAATCCACAACATTTTCGGTAATTTCAATATCGAGTAAATGTTTTGTGCTCCATTGCCATTCACCCATTTGTAGATTAAATTTAATGACTTCTTCAACATAGAGGTATTTAAAAAGCCGCGTTAAGAAAAAGGGATTACCTTGGGTTTTCCGGACGAGTAATTGGGTGAGGGTTTCAATTTCGGATCGCTCCATCTGTAGAGTATCGCCGACCAACTCAGTAATGTGGGTCGGGTTTAGCGCTTTGAGAACGATGGTTTCTAGGGCTGTCCCCCTCTCCTGAATCTCCTCGAGCATTCGCATTAAGGGATGGGTTGCACTCACCTCGTTGTCCCGATAAGCGCCCAACATCAGTAGATATTGCCCGTCAGAATCCGTAACGAGTAGTTCAATTAATTGCAACGATGCGACATCTGCCCATTGCAAGTCATCCAAAAACATGACAAGAGGATGCTGTTTGCGAGTAAATACGCCAATAAACGCCCGAAAAACGAGATTAAAGCGGTTCTGGGCTTCAGAAGCAGACAAGATCGGCAAAGCTGGTTGGGGGCCGACGATGGACTCCACTTCCGGAATCACATCCACGATCGCTTGACCATTTTTCCCCAGGGCAGTTGTTAGTTTTTCGCGCCAAGTGGCAACTTGCTGATCCGTTTCTGCGAGCAGTTGGCGCACCAGTTCTCGAAAGGCTTGAATCAACGAAGAATAGGGCTTATTGCGCTGCAACTGGTCGAACTTGCCGCTAATGAAATAGCCTCGCTGCCTTACAATGGGCTTGTGAACCTCATTGATCAGGGCAGATTTGCCAATTCCCGAATAGCCTGCCACCAGCATCATTTCGGTAGTACCTTGGCTAACGCGATCGAAGGCCGCCAGCAATTGCCGCACTTCTGATTCGCGACCGTAGAGCTTTTGCGGGATCGAGAAGGTTCCTCGTCGGTCTTGTTGAGCTAGTATAAAGGGGCGCACGGTTTGACTTTCCCGCCATTGCTGCCAGCAGATTTCCAGATCCGCTTTGATGCCATAGGCACTCTGATATCGATCTTCAGCAGTTTTGGCCATGAGTTTTGCGATCGCACCCGAAAGGATTTCGGGAATTTGAGGATTTACACTATTAAGGGGCTGGGGAGTTTTGGCCAGATGGCAATGTATCAGTTCCATCGGATCGTTGGATTTGAAGGGAAGCTGTCCCGCAAGCAGTTCGTAAAGGGTAATCCCCAAGGAATAAAAATCGGTGCGATAATCGATCGCCCGGTTCATCCGACCCGTTTGTTCGGGAGAGATATGGGTGAGGGTTCCTTCGAGAAGATTGGAATTGCTTATAGTCGCCGATTCCTTAGACAAGCGCGAGGCAATGGAAAAATCAGTCAGTTTTAACTGTTGGGTTTCTGGGTTAAAGATAATATTTTCGGGTTTAATATCTTTATGAATCACTCGTTTTTGATGGAGATGTCCCAAAGTTTCTGCCAGTTGCCGTCCGACCCAGAGAACGCATTCGACAGATAGCGGTTTCTCGTGCGACCAATAAGTAAGATCTCGCCCACCAAAATCTTCCCATACTAAAATTGGTTTTTCCTGAAATTCATCTAAAGTAAGGGGAGCGACGATCCCGGAAATATCCAGGTGTCGAGCGATATCGTACTCGTGCTTGAGTCTGGCAATATCCACCGTAGAAGGATAATTTTTCCGGATGGTTTTGAGAATCACTGGAGTACCATCGGTTTGCGTGACTGCCCGATAGACAATTGTATTCACATTTTCCGACAGTGTAGCCAAGATTTGATACTGCGACAGCTTGAGCATGATTCAATATGGAAGGATATAAAAAATCAGAGGAATAATAGATAGATAAAGCAAGTCACGATCGCGCGGCAGGAAAGATCCAATTCTGCTCTAATGTATCTATAATGGTAAATCCAATCCCACCGCAACACCCCCTATAAACCGGTTATACTCCGAGCTTTTTCAATCAAGCTCGGAGCATATAATCCACTAACGCAACCAAGGACACAATTGTTGGAGCCACCTCCATATCTGCAAAAGCAAAATCTCTAGAATTCCCAAAAATAAAACCAAGGGAAACAAAGGCTTGAGATACCAAGGGAGTTTGCCACTCCACGGCAGGCCCTTTTGGTAGCGTTGGCGATCTGACCAGCGATGCAATGAATAAATGATAGGTTGACGGAGATTCCAAACTTTACAGTAGGGGACTTTTGCCTCTGAAGCATCGATAATAGAGTTGACGGCGTAGCGAGCAGCTTCGTTTGCGCCTTCCATCGTTGCCAGATCGACATTCGTTCGCACATAGTCCGAAGCGAGGAATAGGTTAGGGATTTGGCTGTAAGACAAGGGACGCAGACTCCAATTATCGATCGCATTGACCATGAGGGGTTCGCTGTTGATGTTGGCGGAGGAACCATGGCGCAGGCGGCTGTAATAGCACAGGGTTTCGTTGCCGGGTTGCGGAGGAGTACAGGAGATCGGACTAGCTCCCGGACAGTCCTTAGGTCGAGGAATGGGTCCGACAAAACCTTTGGCAACTAACGCATTCACTTCCAAGCGCGCTCCATATTGGTCGATCTCGAGATGATTGGCAATTTCTTCAAGAGTGACGGAATCGCGCTCGTGCTGGTGAATCCACAAAAAGAGTGCTTTAAAAGAATTCGGAAGATAGAGATTTAATACTTCTTCTAATTTTTCTGGATTATCAACCCAGTCAGAACTATGGGTAATATCGGGGTCGAGAAACCAAGAGAGCAGGTATTCATCCTTAAGAATGGGTTTGCCGTCTTTCTTGAGAGAGTGTTTCATTTCTTCCCAAATTTCGGTTTTGATTTGCTCTGGAGAAGCAACTTGGGCGGGCTTGTTGTCCCTGAGGTAAAGGCTGCAAGAACCAGAGTCCACCTTAACTTCATTCGTGTTGGGATTGATGGAGTATCCCCAATCGGAGGCGATTGCAGAGATAATCCCCCTCACCTTGCCATCCCCAAATCCTTCCATGGGAAATTCCTCTTTATTCCAAACTGCTTGTTGGGAAATGGAAGTCAAAGACCAAGGCGTACCTACATACAGAATGTGTCCCTTTAGGTCAACAACATCTCGATCCAGATAAAATTGAATGCCGTTCATCCAAGCCGTACTCGTTCCTAGGGATTTAATCGTTGCCAGAGCCTCATCGCCGTCGAGGATTTCCTCCGAGAGCAAGCCAGCCATCATCTCGACCGGAACTGCGGCGAGATAGTAGTCGGCGGTAATGTGCTTGTCTGTTTTCGTTGCCAAATCGGTCACCATCGCCCCTCTGACTTGCGTCTTTCCGTTTTCGCCCTTGGCAACTTCAATGCTACGCAGGCGATGGCGTAGGTAGTAGTTCACTCCTTTGGAGCGCAAATAGTCGAGCCAAGGGTTTATCCACACATCATTGGTTGGACCGTTGAGGACGAGATCAGCGCCATTTGTGCGGGTAAAGCCAAAAAGGAATTGAATGTAGATTTCCCCTGCCGTTTTTGTATTAGCCAATTTGGGGCGGGACGCTACTAAGCTAGTGGTTAAACCCTGTGCCAATAACTCTTGATAGGCTTCGGACATCTTTTCTGCCTCAATGTAGTCCCACCAACTGATTTTCTCGTATTCTCCAATAAACCTTTCTTGGCAAGAGGTCATCAACTGCCAAGTGCGAGCTGCAAAAAAATTCACCTCGTTCGTCGGGATTTGTTCTTGGGTGATGGCTTTGATAATTAACTTGAGATCCTTAATCAAATCCCAACAGGAGCGAGGGAACCTTGCGGGCAACTTAATTAAGTTCTTACCTATACGTCCAAGGGCGAGATAGGGGAGAGATACTAGGTTGTCAAAAACACCTCGGCGATTATTCTTGTAAGGAATGCGCTTCATCGTATCAGTCACATTTCTGTAGAAGCCCGGAAAGAAACGAAATCCATGCTCCCCCGGCAGGTTTTTTTTCCCGGGAGCAGCACTATGGGGAACGTTGATGCTCCGGGCTTTCCCTCCCGGAATTTCTCTAAGTTCGTAGACTTCAACCTCAAATCCCCGCTCAATTAATTCCTGAGCAGCACTCATTCCAGCAACTCCACCACCAAAGATCGCTACTTTAGCCATACTAGTTTTCACTCCACTGTTCACAATACCTTTAAATCATTGTATATTTTAGACTTAGACTACTCAGTGCTTAATCAAACTTAAGGTTTTGTTCCAATTCTAACATGGATTGTTAAGTGATAGACCGATTTCCGGATTGGATTGCAAAACGCTGTAAGCTATGCTAAAAGAGTCACGACATTGTTGATAACGCTTATGCACAGATTTTTGTCTGGGCCGTTAACCGTTGAGACTCTGACAGTTACTGTCAAGGACTTACCCCCACAGTTACAAGGACTGAAAATCACCCAATTATCTGATTTTCATTATGATGGAGTGGAACTTTCTGAGGAACTGTTAACCGAAGCGATTCGCACAAGCAATCGCATCAATCCCGATCTGGTGGTCTTGACAGGGGATTTTGTCATCCATAAACCCGATCCCATTCATGCTTTAGTCAAACGCTTGAAACGGCTAGAGTCTCGGCGAGGGATTTATGCCGTTTTGGGAAACCACGATCTTTATTATCCGACTACTCAATTTATCATTACTGAAGCTTTAACTAAAATTGGGATTCAGGTTTTGTGGAATCAGGTCATTTATCCTCTCGGAAAAGGATTAGCCTTGGTGGGATTGCCAGATTTTTGGTCGCCCGAATTCAATCCAGCTTCAGTGTTAGACCATCTCGAGCCAAAATTACCGCGCATTGTGCTGTCTCATCAACCGGATAGTGCGGAAGTCTTGCAACAATGGCGTGTGGATTTACAGTTATCCGGTCATACCCATGGGGGGCAAATTGTGTTACCTCAATTGGGGCCATTAATCGCTTATCAAGATCGAGTGATTAGGGTAACACCTAAGTGGTTACGGGAGTATATCCCTTTACTGCAACGAAAGTGCGATCGCGTCGTTAAGCATTGGGAATGGTCGGCTGGATTGTACCAAGTTAATCACAATCGCCTTTATGTGAATCGAGGATTGGGGACTTATCCCCCTGGTCGGTTATTTTGTCCTCCAGAATTAACTGTGATTACGTTAGTTTAAATAAAAATGATCAAACTTTATGATTTTTTGCCCTCCGGCAATGGCTACAAAGTCCGTCTGTGTCTCACTCAGTTAGGACGAGAATTTGAGCGCATTGAAGTGAATATTCTTAAAGGTGAAAGTCGCAGGGTTGAGTTTTTGCTAAAAAATCCGAATGGACGCATACCGGTGATTGAAGTTGATCCAGATTTTTTTTTGTTTGAATCCAATGCAATTTTGATCTATCTTAGTCAAGGAACGAATCTATATCCCGATAGTTCATGGGAGCAAGCACAGGTGTTGCAGTGGATGTTTTTTGAACAGTACAGCCATGAACCTTATATTGCTACACCTCGCTATGGGATTTCGATCTTAGGCAAAGAACAGGAATATCAGGAAGCCATCACACAAAAACGCCAGGGAGGATATGCGGCGTTAGAGGTAATGGAAAATCATTTAAGGATTCATGATTTTTTTGTCGAAAATCGCTATACGGTGGCTGATATTGCCCTATTTGCCTATACCCATGTTGCGCCTGAAGGAGGTTATGATTTAAGTGGTTTTGGAGCGATTCAAAATTAGATCTCTAGAATTGAAGAGCAACCGGGATTTATCCCGTTAATGTTTGATGGATTTTAGGGTTCCTCTATTTAAGCAGAATTTCTCAATGTTCGAGGTTTGATACAAGAGGGATATGGGAATTCAATACGGTAATCTAACTCTATATGGAATATCTCAACAAGAATTAATCAACTATTTGTCTGAAATTAGTGAAGAAGCTTATGTCTCTTCAACTTTCGATAGAGTGACAATTCTGTACGCTTCATATTTTGAAAATGATTTAGGTCGAAAACAAAATTTAAAGTTTAAAAACCTAGATACAAATTGGAAAAAGATATTTAAGCAATACCACTATAGTTCGTTAGCACCATTAGTGTTTTTTGCATTTCACCTTTCAAAGTTTTTTCATGTTCGGCTCTTGGTGTCTTTGTTTATGACGGTAGCTGCTTTTGGTATTGTCTTTATCAAAAAGGATTAATACTCGATGAGTATACAACTTGTGGAGGAAATCGTTGGCAAATAGGTCAAGGTATGCTTTTGCATGAATTCGGGAATCAGATTAAAGGAGGAGATGCGAAAAAATTATGTAAAGCTTTTGAAAAAGAGAAACTTATTAGTGAAGTTAACACTATTTTAACAAAGCCAGATGGAAATAACTGTAAACGATTAGACAGTTTTGATGGGTCTCGCTATGATGCTCTACTTCAAGTAGAAAACTATGATTCTCCTACTACTCGACATGAAGCCTTAGCAAGAGTTTTAGGTATTTGTCCTGGTTTGGTGGTGGGATTAAACTATTCAGCTATTGAATCAGGAGAACTAGCAGACTTTTTGGATGATTTTGAGTATTATGAAAATAATGGAACTATCTCTTTTGAAGAATTTGATTTAAAGTTCAAAAAAATATTGAATTAACCAATATTTTTTTGTCTTGTATTTGTTCAAATATTTCAATTACTTCACAATAGGTAAAATAATAAATCTGCAAATTTGCCCTCGTAAATCACTCCCACTCAAGTTAACTCCACTCAAAT
It contains:
- a CDS encoding hydroxysqualene dehydroxylase encodes the protein MNSGVKTSMAKVAIFGGGVAGMSAAQELIERGFEVEVYELREIPGGKARSINVPHSAAPGKKNLPGEHGFRFFPGFYRNVTDTMKRIPYKNNRRGVFDNLVSLPYLALGRIGKNLIKLPARFPRSCWDLIKDLKLIIKAITQEQIPTNEVNFFAARTWQLMTSCQERFIGEYEKISWWDYIEAEKMSEAYQELLAQGLTTSLVASRPKLANTKTAGEIYIQFLFGFTRTNGADLVLNGPTNDVWINPWLDYLRSKGVNYYLRHRLRSIEVAKGENGKTQVRGAMVTDLATKTDKHITADYYLAAVPVEMMAGLLSEEILDGDEALATIKSLGTSTAWMNGIQFYLDRDVVDLKGHILYVGTPWSLTSISQQAVWNKEEFPMEGFGDGKVRGIISAIASDWGYSINPNTNEVKVDSGSCSLYLRDNKPAQVASPEQIKTEIWEEMKHSLKKDGKPILKDEYLLSWFLDPDITHSSDWVDNPEKLEEVLNLYLPNSFKALFLWIHQHERDSVTLEEIANHLEIDQYGARLEVNALVAKGFVGPIPRPKDCPGASPISCTPPQPGNETLCYYSRLRHGSSANINSEPLMVNAIDNWSLRPLSYSQIPNLFLASDYVRTNVDLATMEGANEAARYAVNSIIDASEAKVPYCKVWNLRQPIIYSLHRWSDRQRYQKGLPWSGKLPWYLKPLFPLVLFLGILEILLLQIWRWLQQLCPWLR
- a CDS encoding response regulator transcription factor codes for the protein MSSHILVIEDEEKLARFVELELQYEGYQVSVAGDGLTGLTRIRELKPDLVILDWMLPGLSGIDLCRRLRQTGENVPVILLTAKDEVGDRVAGLDAGADDYLVKPFNIEELLARIRVQIRRVQKSEREYLAFEDLSLDRRSREVKRGDRAIELTAKEFDLLEYLLMHPRQVLTRDQILEQVWGYDFMGDSNIIEVYIRYLRLKLEANEEKRLIQTVRGVGYVLRD
- a CDS encoding metallophosphoesterase; amino-acid sequence: MHRFLSGPLTVETLTVTVKDLPPQLQGLKITQLSDFHYDGVELSEELLTEAIRTSNRINPDLVVLTGDFVIHKPDPIHALVKRLKRLESRRGIYAVLGNHDLYYPTTQFIITEALTKIGIQVLWNQVIYPLGKGLALVGLPDFWSPEFNPASVLDHLEPKLPRIVLSHQPDSAEVLQQWRVDLQLSGHTHGGQIVLPQLGPLIAYQDRVIRVTPKWLREYIPLLQRKCDRVVKHWEWSAGLYQVNHNRLYVNRGLGTYPPGRLFCPPELTVITLV
- a CDS encoding glutathione S-transferase family protein, with the translated sequence MKMIKLYDFLPSGNGYKVRLCLTQLGREFERIEVNILKGESRRVEFLLKNPNGRIPVIEVDPDFFLFESNAILIYLSQGTNLYPDSSWEQAQVLQWMFFEQYSHEPYIATPRYGISILGKEQEYQEAITQKRQGGYAALEVMENHLRIHDFFVENRYTVADIALFAYTHVAPEGGYDLSGFGAIQN
- a CDS encoding AAA family ATPase, with the translated sequence MLKLSQYQILATLSENVNTIVYRAVTQTDGTPVILKTIRKNYPSTVDIARLKHEYDIARHLDISGIVAPLTLDEFQEKPILVWEDFGGRDLTYWSHEKPLSVECVLWVGRQLAETLGHLHQKRVIHKDIKPENIIFNPETQQLKLTDFSIASRLSKESATISNSNLLEGTLTHISPEQTGRMNRAIDYRTDFYSLGITLYELLAGQLPFKSNDPMELIHCHLAKTPQPLNSVNPQIPEILSGAIAKLMAKTAEDRYQSAYGIKADLEICWQQWRESQTVRPFILAQQDRRGTFSIPQKLYGRESEVRQLLAAFDRVSQGTTEMMLVAGYSGIGKSALINEVHKPIVRQRGYFISGKFDQLQRNKPYSSLIQAFRELVRQLLAETDQQVATWREKLTTALGKNGQAIVDVIPEVESIVGPQPALPILSASEAQNRFNLVFRAFIGVFTRKQHPLVMFLDDLQWADVASLQLIELLVTDSDGQYLLMLGAYRDNEVSATHPLMRMLEEIQERGTALETIVLKALNPTHITELVGDTLQMERSEIETLTQLLVRKTQGNPFFLTRLFKYLYVEEVIKFNLQMGEWQWSTKHLLDIEITENVVDLMVEEIQKLPTATQKVLQLAACVGNRFDLKILAIVSEQPAQIVAADLWAALQSGLVVPLSDTYKIPQVVEDCETLQIDYKFLHDRVQQAAYSLIPEAEKQQVHLKVGRLLWQSILPEELDERVFDIVNPLNIGAALIVEPSERLDLAQLNLQTGCKAKAATAYDSAIEYLTTGRNLLPEDAWQSEYDLTLQLYTEAVEVEYLLIQFETAQALSEIVLDRSRTLLDQVKIYEVKIQFFIAQNQMLEAIETALPVLELLGYPLETNLAKLQLARPLPQLDELADYPEMCERQQLAVLQILSIISGPIYQARPDLLLFTVFEMVNLCLEFGHSSLAAYAYGMYGLILCGPLNDIALGYQSGQISMRILEQYPSATLKCKVHMLFSSFVGHWKEAHHRTIKSLEQKVNMGLETGDLVYAAYCAMWSCGYMMLTGMRLPDVEVAQQTYVELLAKTKQEHGWYPAKTWRQLTQNLRGKVPDVQILEGEYLSREEVGYLEASQNRMLLFFVYFAEVMLAYLMKDWQTAKAKMAIASQYQTSAYASMLAGGYVFYETLVQLAIYSGLPPEEQTTTWESIQTNTAQIANWASHAPHNYQSKHELILAEQARIQGRALEAMDYYDRAIATAQSNGFLAETGIAAERASEFYRTLGREKIAQQYLLDAIYGYDRWGALAKIAALENDFPTLYNSSPSHNITSRDTTETYGQVLDFDTIFKANRVISGQIVLDRLLVELMHIILQNAGAQTGCLIVVNEDDLVIEASGSVDSEEIIALQNQPVAESNTVCHAIVNYVARTQENLVLNDASHSGNFTRDTYIKINQPQSILCIPLVNQGKLISMVYLENNLTVGAFTDDRVNTLQVLSGQAAIALENAYLYRNLEEKVETRTAELALANAEIKTLNEQLTSENLRLSSEVDVARKIQQMVLPKKTELEVVENLDIAGFMEPADEVGGDYYDVLKQGNRIKISIGDVTGHGLESGVLMLMAQTVIRTLENIQETNTIHFLEIVNQTLYQNLQRMNSDKNMSLAILNYECGVIQVSGQHEDIIVVRADGELELIDTLDLGFPIGLELEIGEFVAQQEIILNRDDIVLLYTDGIIEAENMENELYGLERLTQLAQQYRQHSAMQIRDLIIEEVRQFIGQQKVFDDITLVVLKQR